A single Haloglycomyces albus DSM 45210 DNA region contains:
- a CDS encoding sensor histidine kinase — protein sequence MKMPRLSGWSLRARLTALYSGLFVLAGAVLIVLIYLLIQSQSITSVAAQQAENAAPLPEAATEAVPGENPDYTTVTVARLVEDSFMTELLTQGALALLVTGLIAGLLGWWITGRQLRPLAMVTGAARSLATAGRADPGRAEKVGLSGPGNEVKELADTFDTMIDRLRDSFDDQKRFIANASHELRTPVAVSRGLAEVAMNRPTATPEMKELGEKLLQVSDRQERLIGALLQLAQSDRPVAEPESVDLEPVLEHLTAEYEDAYPQVRWVLDTDPGRVAGDPVMIEQLLRNLLDNAGRHNSPDGGLVEVSLTASDRTVLTVSNTGAPFTNGEAADLLKPFYRGRLDRVAGPRGSGLGLSITEAVVHSHNGTLQVEPRVGGGLTISADFPSHETGVTPPAIDQDHIHGTHDHRAAHDTVRSFD from the coding sequence ATGAAGATGCCACGACTCAGCGGATGGAGCCTCCGAGCACGACTCACCGCCCTCTACAGCGGCCTCTTCGTCCTGGCCGGGGCGGTCCTCATCGTCCTCATCTACCTCCTGATCCAATCGCAGAGCATCACCAGCGTTGCCGCACAGCAAGCCGAGAACGCCGCTCCCCTCCCCGAAGCCGCCACCGAGGCCGTCCCCGGAGAGAACCCGGACTACACAACCGTGACCGTCGCCAGGCTGGTCGAGGACAGCTTCATGACCGAACTGCTGACTCAGGGCGCGCTCGCGCTGCTCGTCACCGGCCTGATCGCCGGCCTCCTCGGATGGTGGATCACCGGACGACAACTGCGGCCGCTCGCAATGGTCACCGGAGCCGCCCGATCCCTGGCCACCGCCGGGCGAGCCGACCCCGGACGGGCCGAGAAGGTCGGCCTCTCCGGACCGGGCAACGAGGTCAAGGAACTGGCCGACACTTTTGACACCATGATCGACCGCCTACGCGATTCCTTCGACGACCAGAAGCGGTTCATCGCCAACGCCTCTCACGAACTGCGCACCCCCGTCGCCGTCTCCCGCGGGCTGGCCGAAGTCGCCATGAACCGGCCCACCGCCACCCCAGAGATGAAAGAGCTTGGTGAGAAGCTACTCCAGGTCAGCGACCGCCAGGAGCGCCTGATAGGCGCCCTGCTCCAACTCGCCCAGTCCGACCGTCCCGTAGCCGAACCCGAATCGGTCGACCTAGAGCCGGTGCTCGAACACCTCACCGCAGAGTACGAAGACGCGTATCCGCAGGTGCGTTGGGTGCTCGACACCGATCCGGGACGGGTCGCCGGAGATCCGGTCATGATCGAACAGCTCCTACGCAATCTGCTCGACAACGCCGGCCGCCACAACTCCCCCGACGGCGGGCTGGTGGAAGTCTCCCTTACCGCCTCCGACCGGACGGTCCTCACCGTCTCCAACACCGGTGCGCCCTTCACCAACGGGGAGGCCGCCGACCTTCTCAAACCCTTCTACCGCGGCCGTCTCGACCGCGTCGCCGGTCCACGCGGATCCGGACTTGGGCTCTCGATCACCGAAGCGGTCGTTCACAGCCACAACGGAACCCTCCAGGTCGAACCTCGCGTTGGCGGTGGCCTGACCATTTCGGCGGACTTCCCCTCACACGAAACCGGAGTCACGCCTCCGGCAATCGACCAGGACCACATCCATGGAACCCACGACCATCGGGCAGCTCACGACACTGTCCGGTCCTTCGATTAA
- a CDS encoding M50 family metallopeptidase produces MEAVSDFVDTLTSTLTPPTRWVLYACLGAAAVIVLYQPVWRWVRNLVTIAHEGGHALTAVLTRRRLTGIRLHSDTSGLTFTKGRPTGPGAVLTAFFGYPAPALLGLGAAALIGGGYIVAFLWIAVLITAVMLIFIRNWFGALALVIVGGGAFAATWYGSAEVQIGAAYIAVFVILLGSVKAVFELAGQRQAARRTGNVASDADQLANLTRLPAGFWMFVFFLINGACAVYGLWLLLPEQEFWSTL; encoded by the coding sequence ATGGAAGCCGTTTCAGACTTCGTCGACACACTGACCTCGACGCTCACCCCGCCCACCCGCTGGGTCCTCTACGCATGCCTCGGCGCGGCAGCGGTCATCGTCCTCTACCAGCCTGTATGGCGCTGGGTTCGCAACCTGGTCACCATCGCCCACGAAGGAGGACACGCCCTCACCGCAGTCCTCACGCGCCGACGCTTGACAGGCATCCGACTGCATTCCGACACCTCGGGACTGACCTTCACCAAAGGACGTCCGACCGGACCGGGCGCCGTCCTGACCGCGTTCTTCGGCTATCCCGCCCCCGCGCTGCTCGGCCTCGGCGCCGCCGCGCTCATCGGCGGCGGCTACATCGTCGCCTTCCTCTGGATCGCCGTCCTCATCACCGCTGTCATGCTCATTTTCATCCGCAACTGGTTCGGTGCGCTCGCTTTGGTCATCGTCGGTGGTGGTGCCTTCGCCGCCACCTGGTACGGGTCCGCGGAGGTCCAGATCGGCGCCGCATACATCGCCGTGTTCGTCATCCTCCTCGGCTCGGTCAAGGCCGTCTTCGAACTGGCTGGGCAGCGCCAGGCCGCGCGCCGGACGGGCAACGTCGCCTCGGATGCCGACCAGCTGGCCAACCTGACCCGCCTGCCCGCCGGATTCTGGATGTTCGTCTTCTTCCTAATCAACGGTGCCTGCGCGGTTTACGGGCTCTGGCTCCTCCTGCCCGAGCAGGAGTTCTGGTCCACGCTCTGA
- a CDS encoding amino acid ABC transporter ATP-binding protein: MPTPQVDIQSLHKQFGKLKVLQGIDLTIESGEVVCIIGPSGSGKSTLLRCVNLLEPPTEGRIVVDDFDLTHPDANLDLARQQIGMVFQHFNLFPHMNVLRNVTIAQEKVLRRNRDKAEQVAMEQLEKVGVADKADVFPSKLSGGQQQRVAIARALAMNPDLMLFDEPTSALDPELVGDVLTVMRRLADDGMTMIVVTHEMTFAKEVADRVVFMDEGRIVEEGNPLDVLERPSTQRARDFLSRVLEAR, translated from the coding sequence ATGCCGACACCTCAAGTAGACATTCAGAGCCTCCACAAACAATTCGGTAAGTTGAAGGTTTTGCAGGGTATCGACCTGACGATTGAGTCGGGCGAGGTGGTCTGCATCATCGGTCCGTCGGGATCGGGTAAGTCCACCCTGCTGCGCTGCGTTAACCTGCTCGAGCCGCCCACTGAGGGACGGATCGTGGTGGACGACTTCGACTTGACCCACCCCGACGCCAACCTCGACCTCGCCAGGCAACAGATCGGTATGGTGTTTCAGCACTTCAACCTGTTCCCACACATGAACGTGTTGCGGAACGTGACGATCGCACAGGAGAAAGTGCTGCGGCGCAATCGGGACAAGGCGGAACAGGTCGCCATGGAACAGCTGGAGAAGGTGGGGGTCGCCGATAAGGCCGACGTCTTTCCTTCGAAGCTGTCGGGCGGTCAGCAACAGCGTGTGGCCATTGCCCGGGCGTTGGCGATGAACCCCGACCTGATGTTGTTTGACGAGCCGACGTCGGCGCTCGACCCCGAATTGGTGGGGGACGTGTTGACCGTGATGCGCCGGTTGGCCGACGACGGCATGACTATGATCGTGGTGACGCACGAGATGACCTTTGCCAAGGAAGTCGCCGACCGTGTGGTGTTCATGGACGAGGGGCGGATTGTGGAGGAAGGAAATCCACTGGATGTTCTGGAACGGCCGTCGACTCAGCGAGCGCGAGACTTCTTGAGCCGAGTGCTGGAGGCGAGGTAG
- a CDS encoding amino acid ABC transporter permease — protein sequence MSTEQYRLHPGMSPRKKQRLGQAVQYVVLVGLALALVYFAQWDTIRESFLNADMFPYLFPDLLTVALVNTVVYTLSGYTVGFVLGLILAVMQMSSVAVNRWLAMTYVEIFRGLPAIIVFLLLAFGLPTAFPGFAFPFGTYGTVAVGLGLVAAAYLAETFRAGIQAVPKGQVEAARSLGMSQSRATITVVLPQAIRIVIPPLTNELILLCKDSSLVYVMGVTMATSELTKFGSDLATKHANSTPYILAGLAYLLITVPLSVIVRRLEAKQLKAR from the coding sequence ATGAGCACTGAACAATATCGGCTCCACCCCGGGATGAGCCCCCGGAAGAAGCAACGCCTCGGCCAAGCCGTTCAGTACGTGGTACTTGTCGGTTTGGCTCTGGCGCTTGTCTACTTCGCGCAGTGGGATACGATCCGCGAGTCGTTCCTCAACGCGGACATGTTCCCATACCTGTTTCCCGACCTCTTGACGGTTGCATTGGTCAACACCGTCGTATATACGTTGTCGGGATACACGGTCGGGTTCGTGCTCGGGCTGATTCTAGCGGTCATGCAGATGTCGTCGGTGGCGGTCAATCGTTGGCTCGCCATGACGTATGTCGAGATCTTCCGTGGTCTGCCCGCCATCATCGTATTTCTCCTGCTTGCCTTCGGTCTTCCCACCGCGTTCCCCGGGTTCGCGTTTCCGTTCGGGACTTACGGAACCGTAGCGGTGGGGCTCGGCCTCGTGGCCGCCGCCTACCTGGCCGAAACCTTCCGGGCGGGGATACAGGCAGTGCCCAAGGGACAGGTCGAAGCGGCACGTTCTCTCGGCATGAGCCAAAGCCGGGCGACGATCACCGTGGTTCTGCCCCAGGCCATCCGAATCGTCATCCCGCCCCTGACCAACGAGCTGATCCTGCTGTGCAAGGATTCCTCACTGGTGTACGTCATGGGGGTCACGATGGCCACGTCGGAACTCACCAAGTTCGGTTCGGACCTGGCGACCAAACACGCCAACTCCACTCCATACATCCTGGCCGGCCTTGCCTATCTCCTGATCACCGTGCCGTTGAGCGTCATAGTCCGGCGACTCGAAGCCAAACAACTGAAAGCGCGATGA
- a CDS encoding transporter substrate-binding domain-containing protein, with protein MNHRFTYVTGIVATATLTVALSACGGGATSTTTSGGYTVTLVDEEKLTVCTNLPYVPFQYEEDGDIVGFDVDLMDLVADELGVEQEIVDLKFDSIESGAAMTGDKCDLAAAGITITDDRKPNLTFSEPYFEETLAFLTADGETIDSIDEVKERDLTLGVQSATTSFNHAVDNGMDPTQFEDSGKQLQALRSGTIDVILQDEPVINEWMSDSDNADAFEVGGTVETGEQYGFAFKKDADETLVEVVNDTISAARSDGTYDELYEQWFGAESGES; from the coding sequence GTGAACCACAGATTCACCTATGTCACTGGAATAGTAGCGACGGCGACACTTACCGTTGCGCTGAGCGCCTGTGGCGGCGGAGCCACCTCCACCACCACTTCCGGTGGATACACCGTCACGCTGGTCGACGAAGAGAAACTCACCGTCTGCACCAACCTTCCCTACGTTCCCTTCCAATACGAAGAGGACGGCGACATCGTGGGCTTTGATGTGGACCTTATGGACCTTGTGGCCGACGAACTCGGGGTCGAACAGGAAATCGTCGACCTCAAGTTCGACTCCATCGAATCCGGGGCGGCGATGACCGGAGACAAATGCGACCTCGCGGCCGCCGGTATCACCATTACCGACGATCGGAAACCGAACTTGACGTTCTCGGAACCCTACTTCGAGGAGACGCTTGCCTTCCTTACCGCCGACGGCGAGACGATCGATTCGATCGACGAGGTCAAGGAACGCGACCTCACACTCGGCGTGCAGAGTGCCACCACCAGCTTCAACCATGCCGTTGACAATGGAATGGATCCGACCCAGTTCGAAGACTCCGGTAAGCAGCTCCAGGCGCTCCGATCGGGCACCATCGACGTGATCTTGCAGGATGAGCCCGTCATCAATGAATGGATGAGCGACTCCGACAATGCGGACGCCTTCGAGGTCGGCGGCACCGTGGAGACCGGCGAGCAGTACGGTTTCGCGTTCAAGAAAGACGCCGATGAAACGCTCGTCGAGGTCGTCAACGACACCATTTCCGCCGCGCGATCGGACGGCACGTACGACGAACTATACGAGCAGTGGTTCGGAGCCGAATCAGGCGAATCATGA
- a CDS encoding serine protein kinase RIO, with protein sequence MTQPIIAPHTGDTPLKKTRRSTPGDPFSAAEHAHYESLRTTDIALEGDPDLPPDGAQRWSTWADTPPMQRGPEPLPDWVITATGAVDHELGVLKTGKEADVHLIERAIPHANDSTLMASKRYRTSDHSLFHRSNDYTVARGVKKSREKRALERKSRFGRELAAGRWANAEFAALCLCYEEGIAVPYPVQVHGRELIMEYIGDERQCAPRLADLAMTPERAEALWEQVDDNVELLAHTGYAHGDLSAYNIVVDENDDILFVDLPQIVDVYANPKGFEFLNRDIDNIGRWFISKGLDPEAVEECRARVMAVV encoded by the coding sequence ATGACACAGCCAATCATCGCCCCGCACACAGGAGACACTCCTTTGAAGAAAACCCGCCGATCAACCCCCGGCGATCCCTTTAGCGCAGCCGAACACGCCCACTACGAATCCCTCCGCACCACCGACATCGCCCTGGAAGGCGACCCCGACCTCCCGCCCGACGGTGCACAACGTTGGAGCACATGGGCCGACACCCCACCAATGCAACGCGGTCCCGAACCCTTGCCTGACTGGGTCATCACCGCCACCGGAGCAGTCGACCACGAACTCGGCGTTCTCAAAACCGGAAAAGAGGCCGACGTGCACCTCATCGAACGAGCCATACCCCACGCCAACGACTCCACCCTCATGGCCTCCAAACGATATCGAACCAGCGACCACTCCCTGTTCCACCGCTCGAACGATTACACCGTCGCCCGAGGCGTCAAGAAATCCCGCGAAAAACGGGCACTGGAACGCAAAAGCCGATTCGGTCGTGAACTGGCGGCCGGGCGCTGGGCCAACGCCGAATTCGCCGCCCTCTGCCTCTGCTACGAGGAAGGAATCGCGGTGCCCTACCCCGTCCAAGTACACGGCCGTGAACTGATCATGGAATACATCGGCGACGAACGCCAATGTGCGCCCCGCCTCGCCGATCTGGCCATGACACCCGAACGCGCCGAAGCACTATGGGAACAAGTCGACGACAACGTCGAACTCCTCGCCCACACCGGGTACGCCCACGGTGACCTGTCCGCCTACAACATCGTCGTCGACGAAAACGATGACATTCTATTCGTGGATCTACCGCAAATCGTCGACGTCTACGCTAATCCGAAGGGGTTCGAATTCCTCAATCGCGATATCGATAATATCGGACGATGGTTTATTTCCAAGGGGCTTGATCCGGAAGCGGTCGAGGAATGTCGCGCTCGCGTCATGGCCGTCGTATAA
- a CDS encoding RrF2 family transcriptional regulator: MRLKAFTDVSLRILIQLAYTDQKSLTSREVAEATAIPYTHAAKAVAMLGSHGWIETKRGRGGGLRLTDAGRNVSVGTIVRMLEGTEDVAGCEGDTPCPLRHNCSLRHALAAAREAFMATLDPITIDTLTHTKNSPITLTLPTQPGT; encoded by the coding sequence ATGCGGCTGAAAGCATTCACCGACGTATCCTTGCGCATCCTCATCCAACTCGCCTACACCGATCAAAAAAGCCTCACCTCCCGAGAAGTGGCCGAAGCCACCGCGATTCCCTACACCCACGCCGCCAAAGCGGTGGCCATGCTCGGCAGCCACGGGTGGATCGAAACCAAACGAGGACGCGGAGGCGGACTACGCCTCACCGACGCCGGGAGAAACGTCTCCGTCGGCACCATCGTCAGAATGCTCGAAGGAACCGAAGACGTCGCCGGATGCGAAGGCGACACCCCCTGCCCACTACGTCACAACTGCTCCCTGCGCCACGCGCTCGCCGCAGCCCGCGAAGCCTTCATGGCCACCCTCGACCCCATCACCATCGACACCCTCACCCACACCAAAAATTCACCGATAACTCTGACCCTCCCCACCCAACCGGGCACATGA
- a CDS encoding acyltransferase family protein — MSKGFMGDMDQQRVRHWRTDIEGLRTIAVGLVIAAHAGISRLEGGFIGVDVFFVISGFLITGLLMRQYQQKGRIDLRSFYARRATRLLPAAMTVLIGTLIASWIWLAPLRLRDIAADAVASALNVMNIRLSVVGTDYMNADAEPSPLQHFWSLAVEEQFYLVWPLLIVATAWIVHRLLRRATAHTVTRVVGTILIGVIAVSLALSALNTADNPVWSYYGIHTRAWELAAGALVALVIHRVRLNTTVAALIGWGGLVTIAYASLSFTESTTFPGLAALLPVLGTIAVIVSGTAPGEWGPQPFLELKPMQYVGSISYGLYLWHWPILLIGPIGLGIADSTRNNLVLMVGAFILAALSFHLIEDPIRKQRSLIQRPSRALAMGSGLATVTLAGAFVIVSQPIAGTEEVDDSAMSLEAAVEIEDVPEDLTPSIETAGEDKPDLYERSCLVGKKKSELNDDCWFGDSEGETTVVVFGDSHAAQWFPPLENIAQQNDWKLLVETKAGCSPAKIKERNKTLEREYHECTEWRSSALDHIDEIEPDMTVVSSTDDNEILEDDPDQAWLDGWEYTHDRLMSATDGNVVQMASTPTFSENIPTCLSENLDQATRCAFELDESGYDFDLREETLRQSEDMGVQVIDPLPWLCDVESRVCPAIVGDLLVYRDTNHMTAKYAESLETELAGALPFPKQWDADRS; from the coding sequence ATGAGTAAGGGATTTATGGGGGACATGGATCAGCAACGGGTACGCCATTGGCGTACTGACATCGAGGGTCTACGGACGATCGCGGTGGGGCTCGTCATCGCCGCCCACGCCGGTATTTCGCGGCTCGAAGGCGGTTTCATCGGAGTGGACGTCTTCTTCGTCATTTCCGGTTTTCTCATTACCGGCCTGTTGATGAGGCAGTATCAGCAGAAGGGCCGCATCGATCTACGCAGTTTTTACGCCCGTCGGGCCACACGCCTGCTGCCTGCCGCGATGACCGTACTCATCGGAACACTGATCGCCTCGTGGATTTGGTTGGCGCCACTTCGGCTGCGTGACATCGCCGCCGACGCCGTAGCGTCCGCGCTGAATGTCATGAATATCCGCCTTTCGGTCGTCGGTACCGATTACATGAACGCCGACGCTGAACCATCACCTCTGCAGCATTTCTGGTCCCTTGCGGTGGAAGAACAATTCTATCTCGTATGGCCGTTGCTGATCGTGGCCACCGCATGGATCGTTCATCGCCTCTTGCGTCGAGCCACGGCTCACACCGTGACACGAGTCGTCGGCACGATCTTGATCGGAGTCATTGCCGTTTCACTGGCGTTGAGCGCCTTGAACACCGCCGACAATCCGGTCTGGTCCTACTACGGTATTCACACCCGAGCGTGGGAGCTGGCCGCCGGTGCGCTCGTGGCTCTTGTCATTCACCGCGTGCGATTGAACACCACTGTTGCAGCCCTGATCGGTTGGGGTGGTTTGGTAACCATTGCGTACGCCTCCCTGAGCTTCACCGAATCCACCACCTTCCCGGGCCTGGCCGCACTATTGCCCGTACTGGGGACGATAGCCGTCATCGTCTCCGGAACCGCACCCGGCGAATGGGGACCGCAGCCGTTCCTCGAACTCAAACCCATGCAGTACGTCGGTTCGATTTCCTATGGGCTTTACCTTTGGCACTGGCCGATTCTTCTGATCGGCCCCATTGGACTCGGGATCGCCGATTCGACCCGCAATAACCTGGTTTTGATGGTCGGCGCCTTCATTCTGGCGGCCTTGAGTTTCCATCTCATCGAAGACCCCATCCGTAAGCAGCGCTCGCTGATACAGCGGCCGTCGCGTGCCTTGGCCATGGGGTCGGGACTTGCCACGGTGACGCTGGCCGGTGCGTTCGTCATCGTGTCGCAACCGATCGCCGGTACCGAAGAGGTCGACGACAGCGCGATGTCTCTTGAAGCGGCCGTTGAGATCGAAGACGTTCCCGAAGACCTGACACCCTCGATCGAAACGGCCGGAGAGGACAAACCCGACCTCTATGAACGCAGCTGCCTCGTCGGAAAGAAAAAGTCGGAACTGAACGACGACTGTTGGTTCGGAGACTCCGAAGGGGAGACGACGGTGGTCGTGTTCGGAGACTCGCACGCGGCTCAGTGGTTCCCGCCGTTGGAGAACATCGCGCAGCAAAACGACTGGAAACTGCTGGTCGAAACCAAGGCCGGCTGCTCCCCGGCCAAAATAAAGGAACGCAATAAAACCCTGGAACGCGAATACCACGAGTGCACCGAATGGCGCTCCAGTGCGTTGGACCATATTGACGAGATCGAGCCCGACATGACCGTCGTATCCAGTACCGACGACAATGAGATCCTCGAGGACGACCCCGACCAAGCCTGGTTGGACGGCTGGGAGTACACGCACGATCGTCTGATGTCGGCCACCGATGGAAACGTCGTACAGATGGCCTCCACCCCGACGTTCAGCGAAAACATACCCACCTGCCTGTCGGAGAACCTCGACCAGGCGACCCGCTGCGCCTTCGAGCTCGACGAATCCGGCTATGACTTCGACCTTCGGGAAGAGACCCTCCGGCAAAGCGAAGACATGGGCGTCCAGGTCATCGACCCGCTCCCGTGGCTATGTGACGTGGAGTCCCGAGTCTGTCCGGCAATCGTCGGCGACCTCCTCGTATACCGCGACACCAACCACATGACCGCGAAATACGCCGAGTCACTCGAGACGGAACTGGCGGGAGCCCTGCCGTTCCCCAAGCAATGGGACGCCGATCGGAGCTGA
- a CDS encoding kynureninase — protein MIDAARLAEHYRRFHVSERLLLTGHSHQAWPDVAREALLEAFDDAAAHVDDKWEAAFAKAERLRSHLRRWLDDPEGEIAFGANTHELLMRVLSALDMNRRPHIVTTDTEFHSAARQLGRLNETGVDVTVVPAQPVDTLAERLAAACGEKTAAVYVSSVLFQTSQIVPHLGELVRTVFARGVETIIDVYHHVGPALMSVRDQGIGNAWIVGGGYKYLQWGEGACYLRLPPHSDRLRPVNTGWYAMFGLLESEGRSGETAYADGHARWAGSTYDPTSHYRAAAVADFFTRQGLTPPLLAENYRRQVGILADTFDDLDLPRAVVERDHEVALDGVAGFLALRSPHAVQLQQELRAMGILTDARGDFLRFGPAPYLSDQQLVEAVSALAPASSAMSR, from the coding sequence ATGATCGACGCAGCACGCTTGGCCGAACATTACCGCCGGTTTCACGTCTCCGAACGTCTGCTTCTGACCGGGCACTCGCATCAAGCCTGGCCGGACGTGGCGCGCGAGGCGCTCTTGGAGGCCTTCGACGACGCTGCCGCACACGTGGACGACAAATGGGAAGCGGCTTTTGCGAAAGCCGAGCGATTGCGCTCGCATCTCCGCCGGTGGCTCGACGATCCCGAAGGCGAGATCGCGTTCGGAGCCAACACTCACGAACTTCTCATGCGCGTCCTGTCGGCGCTCGATATGAATCGGCGTCCGCATATCGTCACCACCGACACCGAGTTCCATTCGGCGGCCCGGCAACTGGGACGTCTGAACGAGACTGGGGTGGATGTCACCGTCGTTCCGGCCCAACCGGTCGACACCTTGGCGGAGCGACTCGCGGCCGCCTGTGGAGAGAAGACCGCTGCAGTGTACGTCTCCAGCGTGCTGTTTCAGACCTCGCAGATCGTTCCGCATCTCGGTGAGTTGGTGCGGACGGTGTTCGCACGCGGTGTGGAAACGATCATCGACGTCTATCACCATGTCGGGCCCGCCTTGATGTCCGTTCGCGATCAAGGGATCGGCAATGCCTGGATCGTGGGCGGAGGATACAAATATCTACAGTGGGGCGAAGGAGCCTGCTATCTTCGGTTGCCTCCTCACTCGGATCGACTGCGACCGGTCAATACCGGGTGGTATGCGATGTTCGGTCTGCTGGAATCGGAAGGTCGGTCAGGCGAAACGGCGTATGCCGACGGTCATGCCCGGTGGGCGGGTTCGACTTACGATCCCACGAGCCATTATCGCGCCGCGGCCGTCGCCGATTTCTTTACGCGGCAAGGGTTGACTCCGCCCCTTCTTGCGGAGAACTATCGTAGGCAGGTGGGAATCCTGGCCGATACGTTCGATGATCTCGATCTTCCCCGCGCCGTCGTCGAGCGCGACCACGAGGTCGCACTGGACGGTGTGGCGGGCTTCCTGGCGCTACGCAGCCCTCATGCCGTTCAACTGCAGCAGGAGCTTCGCGCCATGGGAATTCTCACCGACGCCCGTGGAGACTTCCTCCGATTCGGGCCCGCGCCGTATTTGAGCGATCAGCAGTTGGTCGAGGCCGTATCCGCCTTGGCTCCGGCAAGCTCGGCGATGTCCCGGTAA
- a CDS encoding tryptophan 2,3-dioxygenase, whose amino-acid sequence MSDSENELTYSSYLALDEVLAAQHPRSDEHDEMLFIVIHQVYELWFKQMLHELNEAGRRLDNGDTHHVLRTLRRSLSILKVAVANIDVLETMTPTQFNSFRSRLDSSSGFQSAQFRELEAVLGRRDRKVLGFYSPDGEELRRINTALTSPGLWDHFLNYLNAHGYQVPVRDDLGAPIEPNSHVQDALGRVYEDDGGPSLVTEQLVDLDEGFQEWRYRHVMMVKRTIGDKTGTGGSSGVDYLRSTIFNSAFPDLWAVRSQL is encoded by the coding sequence ATGAGCGACTCGGAGAACGAACTGACCTACAGCTCCTACCTGGCGCTGGATGAGGTCCTCGCTGCGCAGCACCCGCGTAGTGACGAGCATGACGAGATGTTGTTCATCGTCATCCACCAGGTTTACGAGCTGTGGTTCAAGCAGATGTTGCATGAGCTGAACGAAGCGGGACGACGCCTGGACAACGGCGATACACACCATGTCCTACGCACTCTGCGACGTTCTCTGTCGATTCTCAAGGTCGCCGTCGCCAATATCGACGTGCTGGAAACCATGACGCCCACCCAGTTCAACAGCTTCCGTTCCCGGCTGGACTCGTCGTCGGGTTTCCAGTCCGCACAGTTCCGTGAACTGGAAGCCGTTTTGGGGCGTCGCGACCGGAAGGTTCTTGGTTTCTACTCCCCAGACGGGGAGGAGCTCCGACGCATCAACACCGCCTTGACGTCACCGGGTCTGTGGGACCATTTTCTCAACTATTTGAACGCTCACGGCTATCAAGTGCCGGTCCGCGACGACCTTGGCGCCCCGATCGAACCGAATTCGCACGTACAGGACGCTCTAGGTCGCGTCTACGAAGACGACGGCGGTCCCTCACTGGTCACCGAACAGTTGGTCGATCTCGACGAGGGTTTTCAGGAGTGGCGCTATCGCCACGTCATGATGGTGAAACGCACCATCGGTGACAAAACCGGGACGGGTGGTTCCTCCGGAGTGGACTACCTCCGTTCCACCATCTTCAACTCCGCCTTCCCCGACCTTTGGGCGGTGCGCAGTCAACTATGA
- a CDS encoding SCO4848 family membrane protein, whose product MIMSRPVSLFLLLFGVWSWYLWITFVRNLVQDASGLAFDDSGDPTSYFWVHLTLAVVSFVLGTIIGVLGWRGWRATRKHRP is encoded by the coding sequence ATGATCATGAGCCGCCCCGTATCGCTCTTTCTGCTGCTGTTCGGCGTCTGGTCGTGGTACCTGTGGATCACCTTTGTGCGAAACCTGGTGCAGGACGCCTCCGGCCTGGCCTTTGACGATTCCGGCGATCCCACGTCGTATTTCTGGGTGCACTTGACCCTGGCGGTCGTATCGTTCGTGCTGGGCACGATCATCGGCGTCCTCGGCTGGCGCGGATGGCGCGCCACACGGAAACACCGACCTTAA